TCTGTTGTTCTGGTATTGGGCTACCCGGTCTCTGGCGAATGTATTCATCGTCTCACGGGTGCCGGATGTTGCAATCAGCTGAGCACCAGGCACAAACACCTGATTGCCAGTGGTATGATCGCTGTGCCAGTGTGTGTTGATCACATAGGATACAGGGTTCCCTGTGAGATGCTCAGCCGCAGCCTTCAAATCCTGAGCCGCCTCCAGCGTCGCGAATGTGTCTACCACCAGCGTGAGTCCCCCCAGGTCAATAATGGCCGCGTTTGCGAGTGAGCCTGTGCCTGGAACCGCAACCGCTGCAACGGTGCTATCTGCAATATATTGCAGACGGAAATGCCTGGAGCCTTGAAATGATTCAATCCTGTTGAGCATAGTAATCTCTCCCTTCCAACATGGGAATATACTATACGCTATCTCAGTCTGTTAGACAATATTTTTCTGGATTTCCATTTGATCTCCGTTTAGTTGGCGATATTCGAAGAGCCTGCGAACGGTTCTGCAGCAGCCGGGCGGCCAGACAAGAGCAGCAGAGTCCCCCAGAGCACTTTGGCAGCAAGATCCACATAGACCAGGGTGTGAAAAGACAGCTCAGGCCACACCATCCCCGCCACAGCATTAGCGCTTAGCAGGACAGCCAGCAGAAGCATGGAACGTCCATGCACCCAGGCCATCGGAATGAAATGAAGACCTATTGCCAAAAAAGCCCCCAGCCAGACCATCCGGTAATTGCCGTCCCCGAAGTGAGGACCGCCTACCAGCACCATAATCACGAACATTAGAAGGATAGAGTAGAGAGTCATCTTGCCCTGAAAGGCCGTTTGCGGTCCGTAGGACAGCTTGCGGCTGACCGTTTTGCCGGTCAGGATCCAGAAAAAACCGGCCATATACCCGAGTGAAAATACCGGCATGGAGATCAGCTGCGCTCCCCCCGCAAGCAGCCCCGCAAACAGGATGGCGGCCACCCAGATGAGCCACAATCCGCACACTCTTTTATTCAGATAGCTTCTGCTCCGTACTTGTCTTCCGTCTGCCTTCATTGTCTTCTTCCCCTTATGGATATATTTGTTGAGCTTTATCAGTATTGACACCTGAATGAGCGTGTTAACCCGCAAAAAACCTGCAGCCGCACCGCAATTTATTTGTGGGAATTACTGGAATGGTAGTCGGTGAAGGCTTGAATAAGCTGTGATACTCTTACTTCAGAAAGAAAATAACCACTGAAACGGAGCGCCTGATAAGCAGCATTCCGGACGGACTGAAGGAGGTGAAGTAACCTATGAAACCATTCGAAAAAGAGCTTGAAGATCTGGACCTGGAGCTGATTGAACTCGATCAGGTGGAAGCCATTCCATCGACAGCCGCAACCAGCGGCAGCGGCAGTTCATCCACCTGCGGATCATCATCATGTTCGTCATGTTCCTCTTCCTGCGCGTAAGACAGACCGATTCACAAGAATACTTAAACACTAATTTTATGAAAAGGATGATGAAAAAATGAAGGATTTAAACAAAGAACTGGAAGATCTGGACCTGGAACTGATTGAACTTGAGCAAGTGGAAGCTATTCCGTCAACAGCGGCAACCAGCGGCAGCGGCAGCTCCTCAACCTGCGGTTCGTCCTCATGCTCGTCGTGTTCTTCTTCCTGTGCTTAAGATTAACAGTATCGTAATGATAATAAAATACTAATTATGAAAAGGATGATAAATCATGAAAGATTTGAATAAAGAACTGGAAGATCTGGACCTGGAGCTGATTGAACTGGATCAAGTGGAGGCTATTCCGTCAACGGCGGCATCCAGCGGAAGCGGGAGCTCTTCCACCTGCGGCTCGTCGTCATGTTCGTCGTGTTCCTCTTCCTGTGCCTAATTGTTAGCTAAACCATGGATGGGGCGGCATCAGCCGCGCCCATCCAAAAACAATCCCAGAAGGGGGAGCCGTGTTGAGTCGAACCTTCCTGTTTGAAAGACGGAATCATGTTCCTTCCAGTGACCTGATGCAGATTAAGCATGGTTTCTACCAGGAGCTTCTAGCTTATTGTGAAGAACGTAAAGGATTCAATCAGCGTAAGGAATGGCTGCACCAGCGGCTGTCTGAGCGCATAGAACAAGAGCCGGAGGTACGGATTGCCTATATCCGGCTGCAACAGGGAGTCCGCAAAGGACATATCCAGCCCGGAAAGATTCCGAAGGTAAACCTAATCGCACCGGAGCTCATGGAGGAGGCACTCTCTCTGGAGCAGACCGGCAGCGGACTGATACAGCGGTATCAGGCATTAACCATCCGGTTCAAGAGTGAATGTAAAATGCAGGAACAGGAGCTGTATAAGCTGTTCCGGGAGCAACCGAGTGTGCAGAATGCACTGCTGCTAACTAACTATGAAATGTATTGTTCATTGAACAAATCGTATAGCTCGAAAAAAAGCGGAAAGGTATGGAAAATAATGATGCGTTCTTTTGCCAAAACAGCCCCGCTCTCTTCCTTCACTTCCATCTGCCGGGGACCGGGAACAGGAGAGAAGAGCCGGATCAGCTTCGCTCAATGGATTCTCCTTCACTGGTATGAGTTATGGCTGCTGCTTCCTGAGGTGATACGGGCCAGCTGCTATAAGGTGGATTACAGGGAGCAAGAAGGGACCCTCCTGACGGAGGGAAGTACCGGACCGCAAACGGCGGAGCCCGGAATATATAGCAGAACGAAGCGAAGCTACCGCTTGAAGACACCGGCTGCGGCTAAGATCAAACCCGGCAGCGTAGTCAGCCTGGATGAGCTGGCACAGATATGGAATGAAAGCATAGAAGCTATGACAGCCAAGGCTGTTGCACTGCTGCGCTGCGGATACCTCAAGCATGCGAATTACAGGGAGAGCGAGCCGCTTACGCTGGAGTTATTCATCGAAGCCGTCTCTGCACTGCGTCACGGAAGCAGCAGGATACAGTCCCTGGCTCAGCATCTGGAAGCCATCCGTCTGTTGTCCGGTCAGCTCGAACAGACAAGTGAGGTTCCGCAGAGGGAGCGGTTGCTGGAAATTACCCGGAAGCATGTGAACCGCTGCTGTAAGTTGCTCGGATGGGAGGGCAAATATCCGGCTAACCCGTTCAATGAGGACAGCTATGCGGAAGCAGGTGTACCGTCTGCTATAGTGGAGCCGTTCGGTGATCCGCTTGCGGAATGGGCTGAAGTTCTGCCAGTCTTCGATAACCGTCTGAAGTTCCGGCTCTATATGGAGCATCAGCTGCATGATACGCTCCCTGTGCCGTATACCTCCCTTGAGCCCGGCCTGTCCAGGTATGCCGCAGAGTATGAGCAGCATGTGGCACTCAACCGAACCTGCAAAGGAAGTATATTTGAGAATGCTCCCGCAGTAGCGCGCCTGGAGGAGCTCAGAGATCAATACCGGATGAAGCTGGCTGCGGCAGCAGCGGGAGAGGATGTTGTGCTGGAGCGTGCGGATCTGGCTCCGCTTACGGCAGGGCTGCGGAAACTCCGCATCCGCCAGCCTGCTGTAGCAGGATTCTGGCTTCAGCGGAGCGGTACGGGAGAGCTTGTAGTGAATGATTGCAAGAACAGCTATCTGGCCTATGCCATGTATCATTTGCCCGAGAGTCATGACGCCATAGCTGAACGGCTGCAAGATGTGCTCCACTGCGGGGACGAGGCGCAGCTAATCACCTACTCCCCCTCCTGCGGGTTCAATCCCAATATGAATGGTTTTGCAGAAGGCAATAGTATCGCTGCTGATCTTAAGGCTGCCGGGCTGATTTGGAATACTGAACGTCATAGCTTCGAGCTCCAGCTTGGAAAGCAGCGGATTGTTCCGTTATATACAGGATCACTTGCACCGGCTTGCCTGCCGGAGGAGTACAGGAATCTTGCCTTGCTCACCCAATCCGGCTTCATCACGGGAACCGGGCTGGACTATGATGAGCTCGGCATTGATGAATACCGGCATATCGGCAGAATCAGTTACGGGAAGCTGATCCTGCACAGAAGGCGAACTATTCTTCATGAGAAGCTGTTTGCCGGAGTGACCCCGGATTTGGACGGATACCTGCGGCTTCATGAGGTGCTTGAGGCCCATGCTGTCCCGCTGCATTCATTCATCCGGCTGTTTCCTGTCCGTAACAACAGGCTGCACATCGAATATGGGGAGTCCGGGCTGCACAAGCCGATCTTTCTGGATGCTGAGGAGCCGCAGTATTGTATGGAATGGCTTAAGCATATGGAACGCTGCCGCAGGAAGTACGGGGAATTAGCTGTTGTGTTCGAGGAGGCGCTTCCCGACCCGTATGACAATGAATATACCGCTGAGGTTGTGTACGAAATGCATGAAGAACCGCTCAGAATGGGGGGATGAAACGATGGGTGAGCAACCGGTACGTATTCTGGAAACGAAAGATGGCGCTGAAGTCATTGGCCGCAAAAGGAGGCTCAGGCTCAAAACGGCAGGTTATGAGCCGCTTGTCCGGCTCTTTACCAATCCGCAGCCGTCTCCTGCCGAAGCACAGCGGCTGAAGGATCTCCGGCACAAGCTGAACGGAGAAGAGCAGATATCCATAGAGGCAGCTGCGTATGAACTGGGTGACCGGGTGATTCTGTCCGCCGGAGTCTGCCCGCGCTGTCTTGGCTTGCAGTATCCTGTAGCAAGCCGGTTCAGATTACAGCTTCCTGCCTTTATGAGTGCAAGGAAGTATACCGGTAACAAGCTGGTCAGACTGGATGCCTGCGGACTTCAGTCCATCCAGTCCCTGCCTGAAGTGGCTCATGCCGAATGCTGCCCGCTTCATTGCAGTCCGCTGGAGCATCTGGAGGAGAGAGCCGTTGACGAGGGGGTTCTTTCACAGGAGCTGGTAAGCGCTGTGGTCCAGAACATTCAATTCCGTTTCGACCGTTACTGGAGGCTGGACGCTGAAGTCTGCGGCAGGGTGGTGAGCTTCGCCGGGTCCAGCAAACGCCGGGTATTGGAGGATCTGTATGCTTATGTACTGGAGCAATGCTACAGCTATCGTCAGCTATCGCCGGGGTTAACTGACCAGGCCGCCTACCTGCATTACCTGAACCGCCACGGAGCCGGGGATGCCGAAGAACTGGAGCAGGGGGATTGGACTTCAGGCTGCCTTGCCTTCTGGCCCGGTACGGAGCAGCCGGTTCCTTCACAGGTCAGGCATAAGAAGTTACAAGCCCTGATGATTGTGTATCTTATGGAGGCTGAATATGAGGGGAAGCTGTACAGGGCAATTGGTGAAGACCTGGAAGATGCGGTGTTCCGGGTATGGAGCCGGATTCGTAGAGAGGATTGTGATCCTGCCTGGCCTTACCCGTCTCCTTCTCCTGAGACGGCCGGTGGTACGCTGTGCAGGTATGAGGACGGTCTGTCCCGCAAATTCGGCTTCGCTCTCTTAGGGGGTGAATGGCGATGAGGACAGCTGCAATGACATTGGATCAGGCGATACACCGCCTGGAGGAACAGGTAGTGCTTGAGCTCGGCGGGGAACGGCTGCTATGCTTCATAGCCTACGCCCACCAGCGGGGCAGGGAGCGGAACTGGCCCCGGGAGGAGAGATTTGCACTTCTGCACGTGGATGTTCACGAAGTGCTTGCCGGACCTGTCTTCAATCCGGGCGGGATAGGCTGTCCGTCCTGCTTCGCGCAACGGAGGAACGAGAACCTTAGAGCGAATGAGCGGCTGCCTGGAGATGAAGGCCGAAGCGAACTTGTTGGCAGCTACAGCGTGGATGAAGAGCTGGTGCAGGAGTGTCTGGCTCTGCTGCTCCGGCAGGCTGGAACGCCCGGAGTGCTGGATTATTACCGGCTGGAGCCTGGCGGCGGTAATGTCCGCAGGTATTCCTTCTGGCCCGCACAGCGCTGCAAGTCCTGTGCTGAAGCTGAACCGGAGGACGACACCGCCGTGATCCGCCAGGCGTTCGAACGGCAAGCGATGTTCCGGTATGGCAGTTCATACCGGGCTGAGTCCACTGCGGTATGCGATGCCGTGTTCGCGCCAGGCAATGCCGACTCCAATTTTATGATTTATCGGGATCGAAATACCCGTTCCTTCTTTTCGCTGACCAGCTTCTTCAGGATCTACAGGGAGGAGACCTATGAGCTGGGCATCGGCAGCTCTACTGATTATAGAGCCAGCGAGCTAAAGTCGAGGTGTGAGGCGCTGGAACGTTATGCGGGAATGCACCCGCGCGGCAGGGAAGGGCTGAGTATCAGATCCGGCACCCGGAGTCTGCAGAAGCGGGAGACAGCCATCGATCCGCTGCTGTTCACCGGTGCGGTGAAGGGAAGCGGACAGATAGCCGCTTACCATGAGGAGCTGCCCTTGAATTGGATACCTGCCTTCGGCTGGAAGCGGCAAGGCACAGTCTATGTCCCGGAATGCCTGGCCTATTATAAGCCGGATGACGGATATTCAGCCGGGCCGCGGATTTACAAAGGCAATTCCAACGGGAATGCACTGGGCACAACCGTGCTTGACGGTATCTATTATGCCTGTCTGGAGCTGATTGAGCGGGATGCTTTCCTGAATCACTGGTACCTGCGGCGTTCACCGCCTGAGATTCTGCCGGATTCGGCAGAGAATGCACAGATCACTTATATGACCGGACGGCTTACGGCACTCGGGTATACCGTACAGCTGTTCGACATCACGATGGAGACAGAGATTCCTGTCATTTGGGCTCTCTGTCTGGGACAGACCGGGAACCAGTTCGCGGCCTACAGTACGGCGGGTGCCCATCCCGATCCGGAGAAGGCCATCCTCTCGGCGCTGGAGGAAATGCTGCTGGCGCTGGAATACTACGGCACTCATACCGCAGAGATTCATGAGAAAGCCCGGCGCATCCGCCATGAAGGGGTACAGCGGGTCGAGGATCATCCGATTCTCTATTTCCTTCAGGAGGAACGGCATCACTTCGGCTTCCTGGCCGGTGGCGGTCAATATGGCATCCGCGAGCGGTTTGCCCGGTTCTACGGGGAGCTTCAGCATACGGTGATTGATCTGGCAGAAGAAACCTCAAGGCTGCTGGACCGGATGACAGAGCATTACGGCGAAGTGTTCATCGTCCGTCAGACACCCGAAGGATACAAGGCGCTTGAACTGGAGGCAGTCAAAGTGCTTGTGCCTCAGATGCAGCCCATGTGGTTCGGTGAAGCCAGCCGGATGCTCTGCGGACGGCGTATCCGGCAGGCTGCGCAGCACTGGAGGATGGACTCGGCAGAGGCCTATCAGGCGCCCCATCCATTTCCCTGAAACACAATAAACGATAACAGAAAGAAGGAGAACAACTTGCAAATGCTGCTGAAATTAGAAGATGTAGAGAAGCGGTTCAAGGATAAGCAGGTGCTGGCCGGAGTGAGCTTCGATGTGGCGGAAGGCGAAAGTATCGCCTTAATCGGACCGAACGGGGCGGGGAAGACGACGATGATCCGTTCCATTCTGGGGCTTACCAGTATCGATGCCGGGGTCATAGAGCGGCATTTCGATAACCATAAGGATGTCGGAATAATGCTGCAAAAGGATCTTTTTCCCGACGGACTGCGGGTCAAGGAGCTGATTGAGCTGCATAAGAGCTACAGCAGATCCAAGGTGGATACGAATGAGCTGCTGAAGGCCGGGGATCTGGTGCAAGAGACCCGCAGCATGGTGCAGAGCCTGTCCGGCGGGCAGAAGCGCAGACTGTCCTTCGCCCTCTCTCTGGCGGCCAATCCGAAGCTGCTGTTCCTGGACGAACCGACGGTCGGCATGGATGTCACCGCCTGCAGAATGTTCTGGAGCAAGATCAAGGAGCTGCAGGGGCAGGGCAAATCCATATTTGTAACCTCACATCATCTGGATGAGCTGAACGACTTTTGCCGCCGGTTTATTTTCCTTAAAGAAGGAAAGGTCGCTGCGGTTGTCAGCAAGGAGGATCTGAATGCCCAGAAAATCCTCGTTGTGCATCCCGCGCAAGCAGAGGAAGCAGAGGAGCTGCAGCGCCGGTTCGGCGGTCTGGTGGAGGATGGACGGCTGTATGTATTTCATCCGGCAGAGCAATCCCGGCTGGTGGATGTCCTGAAGGAGCGGCATATTCCTTATGAAGAACGGCTTAAGGAAGTTAAGGATTGCTACCGTGAAATTTATGACCACTATGAAGAAGGAGTGATGCAGGCATGATTACAATTATCCGCTATGAAATTCTCAAGGTGCTGCGTAACAAGAGATTTGTATTTTTCACACTCGTGATGCCGCTTGGGTTCTTCCTTGCACTGAATGCCTTCGTGAAGCCGGATCACAGCCAAGGGGAGTTTATTACTTATCTGGCGGTATTCTGTACCCTGTTCGGAACAGCGGGCAGCGGGCTGAATACGCTGAGCACCCGGGTAGCCAAAGAGAAGTCATATATCAGCAGCATCTACACTGTCACTCCTTACTCGCAGGGCAAGTTCATCTTCGTCACCGCTCTGGTTCAACTGATTCTGAATGTGGTTATCGCGGCTGTAATCATCACGTTTGGCGCAGCTGTCTTCCACCTGAGAATGGACACGGTGCTGCTGAAGATGGAGCTGCTGGCGCTGTACTCCAGCTTATATTATATTTTCCTCGGCCTGATTCTCGGGTTCCTGCTGGACATTGTGTCGCTGCAATCCATCTCCTTCCCGCTGTACCTGGCCTTCATGTCTATGAACATCACGAATGATCTGGGCTTCTCGGTGCCGGGCTTCATGACCCATATCCAGCGCTTCTTCCCGGGCTATTATCTGAGCAAAGCGGTTAAGACACTCTATACCGGAGGCGATGCCCTTCAGAGCATCTTGATGATGACGCTGAACATCGGGCTGCTGCTGATCGTAACTCTCGTAGTCTACCGCTACAAAAAGAATGCAGTCGCCGCTTAAGCCAGGAGCCGGTGAGCTGGAAGAGCTGCGGATGACCCGCAGGGCGCTGCACCGTATCCCCGAGCTTGCCCGGCAGGAGAAGAAGACCCGGGCATATATTGAAGATTACATCGTTAGGCATACCAGCCGAATCAGGATCGAGCATTCCTCGGATAAAGGGATCATTGCTTCATATCAGGGCGGCGCCGGATTGCCGGTCATTGGATTCCGGGCAGAGCTGGATGCCCTGCCGGTTGAGGATGCCAAGGCGGATGCTCCTTACCGGAGCATGCATCCCGGCTTAAGCCATGCGTGCGGACATGATGCCCATATGTCCATTCTGCTGCAGCTCATCCGCTGGGTGGACCGGAGCGCACCGGCCGTGAACTGCTGCTTTATCTTTCAGGCAGCCGAGGAAGTGATGGCGGGAGCGCGGGAGCTCCTCCCCCTGCTTCAGGCGCAGAAGCTGGAATACCTGTATTCGCTTCATGTCACACCAGATCTGTATGCCGGGTATTTCTCCCTGCGGCCCGGTCTTGCTCTGGCAGGCTGTCTGAACGCTGAGCTGCTGCTGGAGCTGGCCTCCGGCCATGCTTCTGACCAGCCGGATGTTCTCCAGGTACTTGCTGAGGTGCAGCATTTCCAAGAGGCTTATCATACAGCCGGGCAGTTCTGCAAGGTTACGCATGTGGAAACGAATGGCTACTACAATGTGATCCCGGACCGGCTGAAGCTGTATCTTACTCTCCGCTCTGCGGAAGCAGCCGCACTCCGGGACGGGTACCAGCAGCTAATAGATGCCGTATCCGCCTCCTCTCAGGTGCGGGGGATTCTGGGTAGCCGGATTATTTCCGAGTATCCCTGCTGCGTGAATGATCCGGCGCTTGCGGGGCTCACCGCCCGGCTGCTTGGCAGGAGGTTTGGCCGGGAGCAGGTGCTGGAGGCACCGTTCCTGTTCTCCAGCGACGATTTTGCCTTCTATGCCAGGGAACTGCCTGGCGTGAAGACCTGTTACTATTTCATTGGCGCTTATGTGCGGGAGAATAACAACGTTCACACCGGAGCTTTTGACATTGACGAGCATGCATTGCTGTTTGGACTCCAAAGTTATCAGGCCATTATTCAAATGTTCGGGCAGGCCGGCCGGTCCCGGAGGGTCCCCGAATAATAGACAGGAGTGGGAAAAATGCGGGTAGCCCCCCTTTATATGTACAGACAAACCAATTTCCCGCTTAGATATGTAGCCCAGTATATGGGTAATCTTAGCGGACAGTATTCAGCGGTGCGGCAAAGCGCGGGAGAACCGGCGCTGCGGCTGGCTGAGATAACGGAAGAAATGCAGCGCCAGATCGGCAGCCTGGAGCAGGATGACGAGCGGATGGAGGCGATCCGGTTCAAGCGTGACTTCTTCAATGAGCGGGCCAGTGCCGAGAAGCGGTACAGCCAAGTGGAGGCTCTGTTCACAGAGGAGCTGCGCGGCGAGATCCGGCAGGTCTTCGCCTTGCGGCAGCAGCAACGGGAGCGGATGGAAGAGGTGCAGAAGGCATTCGAGGCGCTTGCCGCAGCGGACCGCCGCTGGCTGCAGCGAATCTATCTGGAGGACCGGGAGCTGCGGGATGCGCTGACGTTTGTGAACAGTGCGATTACCGCCAAGCTTGATAAATACCTGCGGACTCCGGCTGAGGAGCATGACCGGAATCTGCGCAAGCTGGATTATACCCTGGTTAAATTTCTGACGCGGGCCAGTATGAAGACCAGCCCCTTCGCGAATCTCACTTATTCCGGAATCGGGAATTTCAGTGGAGTGAGGAAGACAGGCGCCAAGCGGCTCTATCCCCGGCTGAATGATTCGCTGATCCTGCAAATCTACGACAAGCTATTTCTGGAGCCGGAGTGGATTACGCGGCTCGAATACCGCCTGAATGCTACTTGCGTGGAGCTTGAGGGGAAATATTATATTACCGTGCTGCAGAACACCAAGGGTGAACGCCAATTGTACAAATCCAGACAGGGGCTGGTCACACTGCGCGCCAGTGAAGCACTGCGTGAGCTGTTCGGGAGTCTGAAGGAGGCGGAGGTGCTCCCGTATCCGGCGATGCGGGAGGTATTCGGTGCTCTTGGTGTCTCCGGTGAACAGGCAGACAATACGCTGTGCCAGCTGATCAGTAACGGAGTGCTGGAGCGGACGGACTATCTGAATGAGCAGGCCGGCAATCTGACGGAAGAGCTGCTGCTGAAGCTGGAGTATTACGGGGTTGATCATGCGTGTATTCCGCTGCTGCACGAACTGAACGCCCTGACCGGACAATTCAGCGACACACTGGATGTGGAAGCTACGGACCGCCTGTATGCTTGTGCTGAAGCGCTGGCCGCATTGTTCGGTCTGGAGCCGATGCCCCGCCGCAGCCTGCTGTATATTGACGGCATCAATGAGACGGTGCAGACCCAGGACTATCCGGGCCGTGAAGGCCGGCTGGCCCAGCTGTCCCGTTATCAATGGCTGATGATGTGCTTTGATACGGTCGTTAAGATGCAATTCGCCGCCGGGGAGTTCTTCAAGAGCCATTACGGTACAAGTTACGTTCCCGGGAACTCGCAGGAGGCCTCAAGAGTACTCCGGGATATGGCCCAGGTATTCTTCTCGGACCCGGAGTTATTGAAGGAGACGTCGGGACTGTTCAACTGGGATAAAGCCTTCAGCCATAAGAAGACTCAGCGTCTGCACAATATCGCCAGCCGCTTGACGGGATTCCTGAACGAAGCCGCCGCACAGGATGAGATTCTCATCTCCGACACACAGACAGCAGCCTGGCAGAGTGAGATTCAGGAGGTGCTCGGGGACCGGCTGCTCTCGCACTCGTTTTTTGTACAGGAGAGCGGTGAGCGTATGGTACTGAACCATATGTATAAGGGATTCTCGATTTATTTCGCCCGCTTCCTGAAATATCTGGAGGACTCCGGCAGCGAATACGCCGCTTATCTGCGCGAATGCTTCGATGGTAATCAGGTGGCAGATATCCGCAATACCTTCGGCTTCAATGCCAATATCCGTAAGAGAACGGTGCAGAAAGAGATCGCCTTGCCCATTCAGTCTATGACCGAGAGCGGGCAGTCCCTCTCATGGCTGGATTTGGGATTCCGGTACAATCCCTCCACAGAAAGCCCTGAGTTCTTTGATCCTGCGACGGGTAACACCGTACGTCCGCAATTTCTGGGTACGCTGGTGCTGGTAGCCGCCCCGGCCATTCTGACGACCTTCGATATCCTGTCCTCGCATGGGACCAGTTACTTCGACCTTGGGGAGCTGGTTCTGCGTGAACGGCTGAAGCCGGAAGCAGGAATGAATGAGACGGTTATCCATGTTCCCCGGATTTGGCTGGGCGAACATGAACTGATGGTTTCCCGGGAGAAATGGCTGCTCAGTACTTCAGCCTTATCGGGAGCGCTCAGTGAGAAGGACCGCTTCGCAGCCTGGAAGCGCACCCTTGATTATTGTGACAGTAACGGAATTCCTGCCCGCTTCTTCGCCAGGCCGTTCAGCACAAGCACTGAACCGGCTTCAGAGGCGACGGAACGTAAGCCGCAATTCATCAATCTGTCCTCGCCGCTGCTCTTCCAGGTCTTCCTGCAGCTTGCGGCCAAGGGAGAACATCTCTTAATCGAAGAGGAATATCCGGTGGCGGACCCGGAGCGGGATCATGTGCTGGAGTATACCTACGAAATTACATGCGGGGGGGAAGAGGAATATGCAGCTGCGAACTATTAATTGTTATTTATACGACAGCAAAGCGGTTGCCTTACTGGTCCGGTCCATCCTGTCGTTCGTTCAGACCTCTAAGCTGGAGAATCTCATTCTTCAGAAAAGCTGGGTCTATGGGTTCCATCTTAAGGTTACGCTGGATGCCTCTAATGCTAATCCGCAGCTTGAAGAGCTGATCCGCCGCCATGCTGCGCGATATTCCCGTGAGCGGTCTGAGGAGGAATATGTGAAATACGAGCGTATGGTGAATAAGCTGGCCTTGATGGAGGAGTATTCCGGGACGTTCCTGCCGCTTCGCCGTGACGGTGAGGTGACGGTTGAGGAGGGCAGTATGCTGACCCACGGGAACCCGCTGTGCAGCGCCAGAGTGAATTACAGCATTGAGCTGCTTAAGAGCC
The window above is part of the Paenibacillus sp. FSL H8-0048 genome. Proteins encoded here:
- a CDS encoding ABC transporter ATP-binding protein, which gives rise to MLLKLEDVEKRFKDKQVLAGVSFDVAEGESIALIGPNGAGKTTMIRSILGLTSIDAGVIERHFDNHKDVGIMLQKDLFPDGLRVKELIELHKSYSRSKVDTNELLKAGDLVQETRSMVQSLSGGQKRRLSFALSLAANPKLLFLDEPTVGMDVTACRMFWSKIKELQGQGKSIFVTSHHLDELNDFCRRFIFLKEGKVAAVVSKEDLNAQKILVVHPAQAEEAEELQRRFGGLVEDGRLYVFHPAEQSRLVDVLKERHIPYEERLKEVKDCYREIYDHYEEGVMQA
- a CDS encoding YcaO-like family protein, coding for MRTAAMTLDQAIHRLEEQVVLELGGERLLCFIAYAHQRGRERNWPREERFALLHVDVHEVLAGPVFNPGGIGCPSCFAQRRNENLRANERLPGDEGRSELVGSYSVDEELVQECLALLLRQAGTPGVLDYYRLEPGGGNVRRYSFWPAQRCKSCAEAEPEDDTAVIRQAFERQAMFRYGSSYRAESTAVCDAVFAPGNADSNFMIYRDRNTRSFFSLTSFFRIYREETYELGIGSSTDYRASELKSRCEALERYAGMHPRGREGLSIRSGTRSLQKRETAIDPLLFTGAVKGSGQIAAYHEELPLNWIPAFGWKRQGTVYVPECLAYYKPDDGYSAGPRIYKGNSNGNALGTTVLDGIYYACLELIERDAFLNHWYLRRSPPEILPDSAENAQITYMTGRLTALGYTVQLFDITMETEIPVIWALCLGQTGNQFAAYSTAGAHPDPEKAILSALEEMLLALEYYGTHTAEIHEKARRIRHEGVQRVEDHPILYFLQEERHHFGFLAGGGQYGIRERFARFYGELQHTVIDLAEETSRLLDRMTEHYGEVFIVRQTPEGYKALELEAVKVLVPQMQPMWFGEASRMLCGRRIRQAAQHWRMDSAEAYQAPHPFP
- a CDS encoding thiazolylpeptide-type bacteriocin — protein: MKPFEKELEDLDLELIELDQVEAIPSTAATSGSGSSSTCGSSSCSSCSSSCA
- a CDS encoding thiazolylpeptide-type bacteriocin; the protein is MKDLNKELEDLDLELIELEQVEAIPSTAATSGSGSSSTCGSSSCSSCSSSCA
- a CDS encoding DUF6609 family protein, with translation MKADGRQVRSRSYLNKRVCGLWLIWVAAILFAGLLAGGAQLISMPVFSLGYMAGFFWILTGKTVSRKLSYGPQTAFQGKMTLYSILLMFVIMVLVGGPHFGDGNYRMVWLGAFLAIGLHFIPMAWVHGRSMLLLAVLLSANAVAGMVWPELSFHTLVYVDLAAKVLWGTLLLLSGRPAAAEPFAGSSNIAN
- a CDS encoding lantibiotic dehydratase; this translates as MYRQTNFPLRYVAQYMGNLSGQYSAVRQSAGEPALRLAEITEEMQRQIGSLEQDDERMEAIRFKRDFFNERASAEKRYSQVEALFTEELRGEIRQVFALRQQQRERMEEVQKAFEALAAADRRWLQRIYLEDRELRDALTFVNSAITAKLDKYLRTPAEEHDRNLRKLDYTLVKFLTRASMKTSPFANLTYSGIGNFSGVRKTGAKRLYPRLNDSLILQIYDKLFLEPEWITRLEYRLNATCVELEGKYYITVLQNTKGERQLYKSRQGLVTLRASEALRELFGSLKEAEVLPYPAMREVFGALGVSGEQADNTLCQLISNGVLERTDYLNEQAGNLTEELLLKLEYYGVDHACIPLLHELNALTGQFSDTLDVEATDRLYACAEALAALFGLEPMPRRSLLYIDGINETVQTQDYPGREGRLAQLSRYQWLMMCFDTVVKMQFAAGEFFKSHYGTSYVPGNSQEASRVLRDMAQVFFSDPELLKETSGLFNWDKAFSHKKTQRLHNIASRLTGFLNEAAAQDEILISDTQTAAWQSEIQEVLGDRLLSHSFFVQESGERMVLNHMYKGFSIYFARFLKYLEDSGSEYAAYLRECFDGNQVADIRNTFGFNANIRKRTVQKEIALPIQSMTESGQSLSWLDLGFRYNPSTESPEFFDPATGNTVRPQFLGTLVLVAAPAILTTFDILSSHGTSYFDLGELVLRERLKPEAGMNETVIHVPRIWLGEHELMVSREKWLLSTSALSGALSEKDRFAAWKRTLDYCDSNGIPARFFARPFSTSTEPASEATERKPQFINLSSPLLFQVFLQLAAKGEHLLIEEEYPVADPERDHVLEYTYEITCGGEEEYAAANY
- a CDS encoding M20 metallopeptidase family protein; protein product: MQSPLKPGAGELEELRMTRRALHRIPELARQEKKTRAYIEDYIVRHTSRIRIEHSSDKGIIASYQGGAGLPVIGFRAELDALPVEDAKADAPYRSMHPGLSHACGHDAHMSILLQLIRWVDRSAPAVNCCFIFQAAEEVMAGARELLPLLQAQKLEYLYSLHVTPDLYAGYFSLRPGLALAGCLNAELLLELASGHASDQPDVLQVLAEVQHFQEAYHTAGQFCKVTHVETNGYYNVIPDRLKLYLTLRSAEAAALRDGYQQLIDAVSASSQVRGILGSRIISEYPCCVNDPALAGLTARLLGRRFGREQVLEAPFLFSSDDFAFYARELPGVKTCYYFIGAYVRENNNVHTGAFDIDEHALLFGLQSYQAIIQMFGQAGRSRRVPE
- a CDS encoding thiazolylpeptide-type bacteriocin, which produces MKDLNKELEDLDLELIELDQVEAIPSTAASSGSGSSSTCGSSSCSSCSSSCA